A genomic window from Dechloromonas sp. A34 includes:
- a CDS encoding PepSY-associated TM helix domain-containing protein, whose amino-acid sequence MKLNFKARSWHTWGSLILALPILIVGASAIFIAHKKALGTEEIPVAAKWLPGYRSMGDKAKGIEARAALTTSAGTTYVGSLQGLYRLDGDQLVEVEALANTQVRALAEAPFGRIAAAKSGIWLETNGQWQRTLKGDAWNASARPDGSVIVSLKDKGLMTSTDGRQWQPDALLAVALTSAASTQADKPLTLGKLIMDLHTGQAFFGKDGEWIWIDLVGLAMCLLALTGVYMWWRAEKRKAALTAG is encoded by the coding sequence ATGAAACTCAACTTCAAGGCCCGCAGCTGGCATACCTGGGGCAGCCTGATCCTGGCATTGCCGATCCTGATCGTCGGCGCCTCGGCCATCTTCATCGCCCACAAGAAAGCGCTCGGCACCGAAGAAATCCCCGTCGCCGCCAAGTGGCTGCCCGGCTATCGCAGCATGGGCGACAAAGCCAAGGGCATCGAAGCCCGCGCCGCGCTGACGACGAGCGCCGGCACGACCTACGTCGGTAGCCTGCAGGGGCTGTACCGCCTGGATGGTGACCAGCTGGTCGAGGTCGAGGCCCTGGCCAATACCCAGGTCCGCGCCCTCGCCGAGGCCCCGTTCGGACGCATCGCCGCCGCCAAGAGCGGCATCTGGCTGGAGACGAATGGCCAGTGGCAACGCACGCTGAAGGGCGATGCCTGGAATGCCAGCGCCCGCCCTGACGGCAGCGTCATCGTCTCGCTCAAGGACAAGGGCCTGATGACCAGTACCGACGGCCGCCAATGGCAGCCGGACGCTTTGTTGGCCGTCGCCCTGACCAGCGCGGCGAGCACGCAGGCCGACAAGCCGCTGACCCTGGGCAAGCTGATCATGGACCTGCACACCGGCCAAGCCTTCTTCGGCAAGGACGGCGAATGGATCTGGATCGACCTCGTCGGGCTCGCCATGTGCCTGCTCGCGCTGACCGGCGTCTACATGTGGTGGCGGGCCGAGAAGCGCAAGGCCGCTCTGACGGCAGGATAA
- a CDS encoding response regulator has protein sequence MTERKGRILCVDDEPNILRSLTWLLQKDFEVLTASSGQAGLALIEQHDFDVVISDQRMPGMMGSEFLHEVRKLSPRSMRIMLTGYSDLQALLRSVNDSEVFRFISKPWKITELPAVVAEAVVIARTHPAPETSTDTATLPAPTASRESILLIDDEATLAEHLTQELGSALNVIHARDIGEAVAAFDDNDIGIVLSDTRVANTDTTALLRMLKQQHPSIVTVVYTAGTDSGEVVSLINQGQIFRFIPKPVKPGVLVLAITAAGRKRQQLKANPELTRRHMVEEIDQVSKQAFNQSLDQLTRQAAHAATQRPFLQRLSGGFRRLFGT, from the coding sequence ATGACTGAAAGAAAAGGACGCATTCTTTGCGTTGATGACGAACCGAATATCCTGCGCTCGCTGACCTGGCTGCTGCAGAAGGATTTCGAGGTACTCACGGCATCCAGCGGCCAGGCCGGCCTGGCCCTGATCGAGCAGCATGACTTCGATGTCGTCATCTCCGACCAACGGATGCCCGGCATGATGGGATCCGAATTCCTGCACGAAGTACGCAAGCTGTCGCCGCGCTCGATGCGGATCATGCTCACCGGCTACTCCGACCTGCAGGCCCTGCTCCGGTCGGTCAATGACAGCGAGGTTTTCCGCTTCATCAGCAAGCCCTGGAAAATCACGGAATTGCCCGCCGTGGTGGCCGAAGCCGTGGTCATTGCCCGCACCCATCCCGCACCCGAGACGAGCACCGACACGGCCACACTACCGGCCCCCACAGCGAGCCGCGAGAGCATCCTGCTGATCGATGACGAGGCGACGCTGGCCGAACACCTGACACAGGAACTCGGGTCGGCACTGAACGTCATCCATGCCCGGGATATCGGCGAGGCGGTGGCTGCCTTCGACGACAACGACATCGGAATCGTCCTCTCCGACACCCGGGTCGCCAACACCGATACGACCGCGCTGCTACGCATGCTCAAGCAACAGCATCCGAGCATCGTCACCGTGGTCTACACCGCCGGCACCGATTCCGGCGAGGTCGTCAGCCTGATCAACCAGGGGCAGATTTTCCGTTTCATTCCGAAACCGGTGAAGCCCGGTGTTCTGGTACTTGCCATCACCGCCGCCGGACGCAAGCGTCAACAGTTGAAGGCGAATCCCGAACTGACCCGCCGCCATATGGTCGAGGAGATCGATCAGGTCAGCAAGCAGGCGTTCAACCAGAGTCTCGATCAACTGACCCGGCAGGCGGCCCATGCTGCGACCCAGCGACCGTTTCTGCAACGCCTGAGCGGTGGCTTCCGGCGCCTGTTCGGAACCTGA
- a CDS encoding TonB-dependent receptor plug domain-containing protein: protein MTALSAAIVALPFLAQSAHAADGEKTLKQVVVTDQRDAQIERKESNVQKIVISEEEIERFGDVSVGDILKRLPGTSFTGPAGVTKDVRMRGLDKGYTQFLINGEPVPGATKDRQMQVDRLPADMIERIEIIRNPSAEYESGNVGGIVNIVFKQRIDEVTRARLGYGQNGEMAVGDAIVQTSKNWGDVDLLLAASYTMGAENVIEEKKTFNVTTGAVSGTEYKPKPVEKTELLFTPRLTWRFGEDRLTLEPFISKGTEDKTENNTVSNTRVVTSRVATTENKDDKIGRLAGRYDGKTAWGNWYAKAGSQKTTSDKDKITLTNSYHATTGVSTGAKRATEVEVLEESINYAGAGLILPLGGMHRLSTGVEFRFSDYLSRKPKTEQSFSAAGVAGAVVDKTGVRDKFDITEDKLIFFVQDEINLFKRHWLTPGIRYERTAREAEGGNSVALNDTQQASNPSLHYRWAAMESLNVRASLAKTLKLPKFDQLNPLIETKTGSTSDPDKGGNAALAPERALGLEAGVEKLFMGNRGIVGLNFYNREVQDFIEERTSQEGARFVKRPQNVGDAHFWGMEFDLRFPIFEKHGHVLNLVGNHSELRGRINSANKGKIDVKEMPERVTNLGLDYRHRPTASFAGFSVNHTPEFTSNSTNDDGVMEQKTWGARTGLDLYAGKAFSPLAEIRLIARNVLSVEKEERTIKRNETTGAITGNEFKVERSKPTVMLTFESRF, encoded by the coding sequence ATGACTGCGCTCAGCGCCGCCATCGTCGCCCTTCCCTTCCTTGCGCAAAGCGCGCACGCCGCCGACGGCGAGAAAACGCTGAAGCAGGTCGTCGTCACCGACCAGCGCGACGCGCAGATTGAGCGCAAGGAAAGCAACGTCCAGAAGATCGTCATCTCCGAGGAAGAGATCGAGCGCTTCGGCGACGTCTCGGTCGGCGACATCCTGAAGCGCCTGCCCGGCACCTCATTCACCGGCCCGGCCGGGGTCACCAAGGATGTCCGGATGCGTGGCCTGGACAAGGGTTACACCCAGTTTCTGATCAACGGCGAGCCGGTGCCCGGCGCCACCAAGGACCGCCAGATGCAGGTCGACCGCCTGCCGGCCGACATGATCGAGCGCATCGAGATCATTCGCAACCCGAGTGCCGAATACGAGTCGGGCAACGTCGGTGGCATCGTCAATATCGTCTTCAAGCAGCGCATCGACGAGGTGACGCGTGCCCGCCTCGGCTACGGCCAGAACGGCGAAATGGCCGTCGGCGACGCCATCGTCCAAACCAGCAAGAACTGGGGAGATGTCGATCTGCTGCTCGCCGCCTCCTATACCATGGGTGCCGAGAACGTCATCGAGGAAAAGAAGACTTTCAACGTCACCACCGGCGCAGTCAGCGGCACCGAATACAAGCCGAAGCCGGTCGAGAAGACCGAGCTGCTGTTTACGCCGCGCCTGACCTGGCGTTTCGGCGAGGACCGGCTGACCCTGGAACCCTTCATTTCCAAGGGCACTGAAGACAAGACCGAGAACAACACGGTCAGCAACACGAGGGTGGTGACCAGCCGGGTCGCCACCACCGAGAACAAGGACGACAAGATTGGCCGCCTGGCCGGGCGCTACGATGGCAAAACCGCGTGGGGCAACTGGTATGCCAAAGCCGGCAGCCAGAAGACGACATCGGACAAGGACAAGATCACCTTGACCAACAGCTATCACGCGACCACCGGCGTCTCCACCGGTGCCAAGCGCGCAACCGAGGTCGAAGTGCTGGAGGAAAGCATCAATTACGCGGGCGCCGGCCTCATCCTTCCTTTGGGCGGCATGCACCGGCTGTCCACCGGTGTCGAGTTCCGTTTCTCCGATTACCTGAGCCGCAAGCCGAAGACCGAACAGTCCTTCTCGGCCGCCGGCGTGGCGGGCGCGGTGGTCGACAAGACCGGCGTGCGCGACAAGTTCGACATCACCGAGGACAAGTTGATTTTCTTCGTCCAGGATGAAATCAATCTCTTCAAGCGGCACTGGCTGACGCCGGGCATCCGCTATGAGCGCACGGCGCGCGAAGCGGAGGGCGGCAACAGCGTGGCACTGAACGATACCCAGCAAGCCAGCAATCCGTCGCTGCATTACCGCTGGGCCGCCATGGAGAGCCTGAACGTCCGGGCCAGCCTGGCCAAGACGCTTAAGCTGCCCAAGTTCGACCAGCTCAACCCGCTCATCGAAACCAAGACCGGCTCGACCAGCGATCCCGACAAAGGCGGCAATGCCGCGCTGGCGCCGGAACGGGCTCTCGGCCTGGAAGCCGGTGTCGAGAAGCTGTTCATGGGCAACCGCGGCATTGTCGGCCTCAATTTCTATAACCGCGAGGTCCAGGATTTCATCGAGGAGCGCACCAGCCAGGAAGGCGCGCGTTTCGTCAAACGCCCGCAAAACGTCGGCGATGCGCACTTCTGGGGCATGGAGTTCGACCTGCGCTTCCCGATTTTCGAGAAGCACGGCCATGTCCTGAATCTGGTCGGCAACCACTCCGAGTTGCGCGGCCGCATCAACAGCGCGAACAAGGGCAAGATCGACGTCAAGGAAATGCCGGAACGCGTCACCAACCTCGGCCTCGACTATCGCCATCGGCCGACCGCATCGTTTGCCGGCTTCTCGGTCAACCACACGCCGGAATTCACCAGCAACAGCACCAACGACGACGGCGTGATGGAGCAGAAAACCTGGGGCGCGCGCACCGGGCTCGATCTCTATGCCGGCAAAGCCTTCAGCCCGCTGGCCGAAATCCGCCTGATCGCCCGCAACGTGCTCTCGGTGGAAAAGGAAGAGCGCACGATCAAGCGCAATGAAACGACCGGCGCCATCACCGGCAACGAGTTCAAGGTCGAGCGCTCCAAGCCGACCGTGATGCTGACTTTCGAAAGTCGCTTCTAA
- a CDS encoding tRNA dihydrouridine synthase, producing MPRLFLAPMEGLADYVLRDVLTGIGGFDAAVSEFVRVSGSVLPRRTYERICPEVLNGCQTPVGTPMAIQLLGSDPYWLGLNAEQASALSPHGIDLNFGCPAKTVNRHGGGAMLLGDPELLSRIVRSVRAAVPDPIPVTAKMRLGISDTSLAIDCAQALAEGGAASLVVHARTKDHGYRPPAHWEWIARIADAVNIPVIANGEVWTVDDWRRCRSVSACADVMIGRGAVADPFLALRIKGLMDEEPSPEDWRALLPRIAEYWEKVQRRVVPGHAPGRLKLLLSYFRRTWPQASELYAAVRTIRDPLAIPGVLDAAVIKYGSPAS from the coding sequence ATGCCCCGCCTTTTTCTCGCCCCGATGGAGGGGCTCGCCGACTACGTCCTGCGCGACGTGCTGACCGGCATCGGCGGCTTCGACGCGGCGGTTTCCGAGTTCGTCCGGGTTTCGGGTTCGGTGCTGCCGCGGCGCACCTACGAGCGCATCTGTCCGGAAGTCCTGAACGGTTGCCAGACCCCGGTCGGCACGCCGATGGCCATCCAGTTGCTGGGCAGCGATCCCTATTGGCTGGGCCTGAATGCCGAGCAGGCCAGCGCGCTGTCGCCGCACGGCATCGATCTGAATTTCGGCTGTCCTGCCAAGACGGTCAATCGGCATGGGGGCGGGGCGATGCTGTTGGGCGATCCCGAACTGCTGAGCCGGATCGTGCGCTCGGTGCGGGCGGCGGTGCCCGATCCGATCCCGGTGACCGCCAAGATGCGGCTCGGCATCTCCGACACCTCGCTCGCCATCGATTGTGCCCAGGCGCTGGCCGAGGGCGGCGCGGCATCGCTGGTGGTGCATGCCCGCACCAAGGATCACGGTTACCGGCCGCCGGCCCACTGGGAGTGGATCGCGCGCATCGCCGACGCGGTGAATATCCCGGTGATCGCTAACGGCGAAGTGTGGACGGTGGACGACTGGCGGCGTTGCCGCTCGGTCAGCGCCTGCGCCGACGTCATGATCGGGCGCGGCGCCGTCGCCGATCCCTTCCTGGCCTTGCGGATCAAGGGCTTGATGGATGAAGAGCCCTCGCCGGAGGACTGGCGTGCCCTGTTGCCACGCATCGCCGAATACTGGGAAAAGGTGCAGCGGCGGGTCGTGCCTGGTCACGCACCGGGCCGGCTGAAGTTGTTGCTCAGCTACTTCCGGCGGACCTGGCCGCAGGCCAGCGAGTTGTACGCCGCGGTGCGGACCATTCGCGATCCGCTGGCCATCCCCGGGGTGCTCGACGCCGCCGTCATCAAGTACGGTTCGCCGGCGAGCTGA
- a CDS encoding type IV pili methyl-accepting chemotaxis transducer N-terminal domain-containing protein — translation MMRSHLAWRNGMEFYLENGVGAEKLIPGARDRQLRQRNLLSRIPLLTDLPALQLNRLAGFARIVDFAAHDFLFRAGDPVGEAYLLVSGSVKRTTLLPAATEKVIELVQTPQILCMGEVFAAESYASSGEAMTPTTVIAIAARPLRALVCNDRELSWRIIQALAQRQYAAEFDSTGYHYGLTGTQRVLDFLLGLAGQPLGLAGETTVTLKTSKKTIAARIGMTPESFSRSLRQLSESGMVVVEGRDVHIQHAALLDTEIGDRHQRLSFSRKPRGVGESPAQPLSPGSLINLCGRPRMLAQRLATNWGLLGQNISPAKAGTNLRQLKLQFEQTLARLKSLGLTPGFAERLDEVTTLWAAYRPALFDAQPSLSAAGVVLEHSEAMLGAIDRLTSEAENLARRPAGHDVNIAGRNRMLSQRIAKLVLFRAWGLAGDLIAQRLGDSLCEFDVNLVRLKRSGASVPEPAAASGNRHVLRVLAEGERLFRHVDTAVKLFERLAK, via the coding sequence ATGATGCGATCGCATCTGGCCTGGCGAAACGGAATGGAGTTCTATCTGGAGAACGGTGTGGGGGCGGAGAAATTGATTCCCGGAGCCAGGGATCGTCAGCTGCGGCAGCGCAATTTGCTGTCCCGCATCCCCCTGTTGACCGACCTCCCGGCTCTGCAGCTGAACCGGCTGGCCGGGTTCGCTCGCATCGTCGACTTCGCTGCCCATGACTTCCTGTTTCGTGCCGGCGATCCGGTCGGCGAGGCCTATCTGCTGGTCAGCGGGAGCGTCAAGCGGACGACGCTGTTGCCGGCGGCAACGGAAAAAGTGATCGAACTGGTGCAAACGCCCCAGATCCTGTGCATGGGCGAGGTCTTCGCGGCCGAAAGCTATGCCTCGTCGGGCGAGGCGATGACGCCGACGACGGTGATCGCCATCGCAGCCCGGCCACTGCGCGCGCTCGTCTGCAATGATCGCGAACTGAGTTGGCGCATCATCCAGGCGCTGGCCCAACGGCAATATGCCGCCGAGTTCGACAGCACCGGCTACCACTACGGCCTGACCGGAACCCAACGGGTGCTTGATTTCCTGCTCGGGCTGGCCGGCCAACCCCTCGGCCTGGCCGGTGAAACGACGGTTACCCTGAAAACCAGCAAGAAGACCATTGCCGCGCGGATCGGCATGACTCCGGAAAGTTTTTCTCGAAGCCTGCGTCAGTTGAGTGAGAGCGGGATGGTCGTGGTCGAGGGGCGCGACGTCCACATCCAGCATGCGGCCCTGCTCGATACCGAAATCGGCGACCGCCACCAGCGCCTCAGCTTCTCCCGCAAACCAAGGGGCGTTGGCGAGAGTCCGGCCCAGCCTCTGTCGCCCGGCAGCCTGATCAACCTTTGCGGGCGCCCGCGGATGCTGGCGCAGCGGCTGGCGACGAACTGGGGGCTGCTCGGGCAGAACATCTCGCCGGCCAAAGCCGGAACCAATTTGCGGCAACTGAAGCTTCAGTTCGAGCAGACGCTGGCGCGCCTGAAAAGTCTCGGGTTGACGCCGGGATTCGCCGAACGGCTGGATGAAGTGACCACCCTCTGGGCCGCCTACCGGCCCGCCCTGTTCGATGCCCAGCCATCATTGAGCGCTGCCGGCGTCGTCCTCGAACACAGCGAGGCCATGCTCGGGGCGATCGACCGCCTGACCAGCGAAGCGGAAAACCTCGCCCGTCGCCCGGCCGGGCATGACGTCAATATCGCGGGCCGCAACCGCATGCTCTCGCAGCGCATCGCCAAACTCGTCCTGTTCCGGGCGTGGGGCCTGGCCGGCGATCTGATTGCGCAACGACTGGGCGACTCGCTCTGCGAATTCGACGTCAACCTGGTGCGTCTGAAAAGGAGCGGGGCCAGCGTCCCCGAGCCGGCCGCTGCGTCCGGAAACCGCCATGTCCTGCGCGTGCTGGCCGAGGGCGAACGCCTGTTCCGCCATGTCGACACCGCCGTCAAGCTCTTCGAGCGACTGGCCAAATGA
- a CDS encoding putative toxin-antitoxin system toxin component, PIN family, which translates to MLRLVLDTNVVLDLFHWANTDAVPIMAALESGRIACFADERTLDELQRVLTYPQLKMTPGMISERYARYSGLIQLVPAGEAPPLPRCKDRDDQKFLELAARCGANILVSKDKALLKLRGRTTLAFQIMKPAAASALLAG; encoded by the coding sequence ATGCTGCGCTTAGTTCTCGACACCAACGTCGTCCTCGACCTCTTCCATTGGGCCAATACCGATGCCGTGCCGATCATGGCGGCACTGGAAAGCGGCCGCATCGCATGCTTTGCCGACGAACGCACGCTCGACGAGTTGCAACGGGTGCTGACCTACCCGCAGCTGAAAATGACTCCGGGCATGATCAGCGAACGCTACGCCCGCTACAGCGGTCTGATCCAGCTCGTCCCGGCCGGCGAAGCGCCGCCCCTGCCGCGTTGCAAGGACCGCGACGACCAGAAATTCCTCGAACTAGCCGCCCGTTGCGGCGCCAACATCCTGGTCAGCAAGGACAAGGCCCTGCTCAAATTGCGCGGGCGGACGACGCTGGCTTTCCAGATCATGAAGCCGGCGGCGGCTTCGGCGCTGCTCGCCGGCTGA
- a CDS encoding TonB-dependent receptor plug domain-containing protein, with translation MPAKSVLGHPATAPFAGAVLLAIAGSLSAQETLLAEVAVTAGRDGGSEVRRNASAAKLVYEREELETMDAASIGDLLRKLPGTGAFADPDSRRGRGKGRDRHLPQILVDGQPLPGGDNSPGAALRLPVELIERIEIIRNSTAEFPVAGPGGVINLVLRDVPPRTTRGARLALGATDGEPIARLEGQVGERFDNFGYLFGGSFQHQPLVAHQETDIQRFTGGSRTAWTLEKIEQRGDENNLALTPRFNWGLGNGRQFTLSPLINLTENTRQTEIGRRSYADPLAGSGLATAGDDRELEDGRRASARLNAEWKRLQPGNAELLARLTVQGEYEAKDKAVSKYDANGAASGSTDESTRRRERELGAMLKSKRLFADSHFVTAAVEWRGKRSADSQDKRSNGVAVASGAASRAAIEDRRQIAWIQDEWQVADEHVLTPGLRWQAQTSSVTDGAGTTVEQNYSGFDPSLHYLWQITPDWNLRSSVALNGKPPNAKDLSPVVRTASGTNTSANPDKAGNPNLEAERNLSFEIGAEHFLPRRAGTVGVSLFHRRIANQVQKLIQFEGGRWVERPFNVGDAELQGGLLDFKWRTDALHLPALTLRGNLSYTHTRLLDPPPAWAPAKARAGA, from the coding sequence TTGCCCGCCAAGTCCGTCCTCGGTCATCCAGCCACGGCCCCGTTCGCGGGCGCCGTGCTGTTGGCCATCGCCGGTTCCTTGTCCGCCCAGGAAACCCTGCTCGCCGAAGTCGCCGTGACCGCCGGGCGCGACGGCGGCAGTGAAGTGAGGCGCAATGCCTCGGCCGCCAAGCTGGTCTATGAGCGCGAGGAACTGGAAACGATGGACGCCGCGAGCATCGGCGACCTGCTGCGCAAGCTGCCGGGCACCGGCGCCTTCGCCGACCCCGACAGCCGGCGCGGCCGGGGCAAAGGGCGCGACCGCCACCTGCCTCAGATCCTGGTCGACGGCCAGCCCCTGCCGGGTGGCGACAACTCGCCGGGCGCCGCCCTGCGCCTGCCGGTCGAGCTCATCGAACGGATCGAGATCATCCGTAACAGCACCGCCGAGTTTCCGGTCGCCGGCCCCGGCGGCGTCATCAACCTGGTGTTGCGCGACGTGCCGCCGCGGACGACGCGCGGCGCCCGCCTCGCCCTGGGCGCCACGGACGGCGAACCGATCGCCCGCCTCGAAGGCCAGGTCGGCGAGCGCTTTGACAACTTCGGCTACCTGTTCGGCGGCTCCTTCCAGCACCAGCCGCTGGTCGCGCACCAGGAAACCGACATCCAGCGCTTCACCGGCGGCAGCCGCACGGCCTGGACCCTTGAAAAAATCGAGCAGCGCGGCGACGAGAACAATCTGGCGCTGACCCCGCGCTTCAACTGGGGTCTCGGCAATGGCCGGCAATTCACGCTCAGCCCCTTGATCAACCTGACCGAGAACACCCGGCAAACCGAAATCGGCCGCCGCAGCTACGCCGACCCGCTCGCCGGCAGCGGTCTCGCCACGGCCGGCGACGACCGCGAACTGGAAGACGGCCGCCGGGCCAGCGCTCGCCTGAACGCCGAATGGAAACGCCTGCAGCCGGGCAATGCCGAGCTGCTGGCCCGGCTGACCGTGCAGGGCGAATACGAGGCAAAGGACAAGGCAGTCAGCAAATACGATGCGAACGGCGCCGCCAGCGGCAGTACCGACGAAAGCACCCGGCGCCGCGAGCGCGAGCTCGGCGCCATGCTCAAGAGCAAGCGCCTGTTCGCCGACAGCCATTTCGTCACCGCCGCCGTCGAATGGCGCGGCAAGCGCAGTGCCGACAGCCAGGACAAGCGCAGCAATGGCGTCGCCGTCGCCAGCGGCGCGGCCAGCCGGGCCGCCATCGAGGACAGGCGCCAGATCGCCTGGATCCAGGACGAATGGCAAGTCGCCGACGAGCACGTCCTGACCCCCGGCCTGCGCTGGCAGGCCCAGACGAGTTCGGTCACCGACGGCGCCGGGACGACGGTCGAGCAGAACTACAGCGGCTTCGATCCCTCGCTGCATTACCTGTGGCAGATCACCCCGGACTGGAACCTGCGCAGCAGCGTGGCCTTGAACGGCAAGCCGCCCAATGCCAAGGATCTCAGCCCGGTCGTGCGCACCGCCAGCGGCACCAACACCTCGGCCAACCCGGACAAGGCCGGCAACCCGAACCTGGAAGCCGAACGCAACCTGAGCTTCGAAATCGGCGCGGAGCACTTCCTGCCCCGGCGCGCCGGTACCGTCGGCGTTTCGCTCTTTCACCGCCGGATCGCCAACCAGGTGCAGAAGTTGATCCAGTTCGAAGGCGGGCGTTGGGTCGAACGCCCGTTCAACGTCGGCGATGCCGAACTGCAGGGCGGCCTGCTCGACTTCAAGTGGCGCACCGATGCCCTGCACTTGCCGGCGCTGACGCTGCGCGGCAACCTCTCCTACACGCACACCCGGCTGCTCGACCCGCCCCCGGCCTGGGCGCCGGCGAAGGCCCGCGCCGGAGCCTGA
- a CDS encoding sensor histidine kinase, with protein sequence MTPKSMTSGPASERAAALIGNAGRFRLLPFFAATSLVIFLLVAGALWYFEKEQDVFFKDVQQEQNAFFKQVQDDFSTRQDSAARRDLLSIHEAGNVNLTRLFANALWQQDFAPFVAKAAQIPVEGCRAIADVKDEKDGKLKAPAEKKACFAEIGKKIAAFPEFSALNAKVFDMMKKSTVFKIKVFDLRGITVYSSEAAQMGEDKSMNAGWKGAAVDGKPTSELTFRDKFSAFEGVVEKRDLISSYLPVLAPGSEKVVGVFEVYSDVTPFLNQIKATSADIRKAATDNQEKVEAAAAVNQEKVEASGTRTLAIVMLLLLLLFGALFAIVWRAAAIIARQEKDRDQAQQQLAQSEKMASLGQMVAGVAHQLNTPLAFSSANIEMAMQALDRYAVPLQVAGAFSRLVKGSAADKVMVNIADARSRVAGIEDADLDIKAPQAMLQDTLQGVEQMRELVENLRDFTRLDRSKTSRVDLNKSLHNVIYIAKSVIPTTIEVDEAFGTLPAIECNVSQLNQVFLNLINNAAHAIAEAGTITVRSLLEAGRIRVDVSDTGSGIPDEHLPHIWDTYYTTKPAGEGTGLGLSIARTIITEHGGEISVRTRTGEDSGTTFSVYLPVAA encoded by the coding sequence GTGACACCCAAAAGCATGACCTCCGGCCCGGCCAGCGAACGGGCAGCCGCATTGATCGGCAATGCCGGACGCTTCCGACTGTTGCCGTTTTTCGCCGCCACCAGTCTCGTTATCTTCCTGCTGGTCGCCGGCGCCCTGTGGTACTTCGAAAAAGAACAGGACGTTTTCTTCAAGGACGTCCAGCAGGAGCAGAACGCCTTCTTCAAGCAGGTCCAGGATGACTTTTCCACTCGCCAGGACAGTGCGGCGCGCCGCGACCTGCTGAGCATCCACGAAGCCGGCAACGTCAATCTCACCCGCCTCTTCGCCAATGCCCTCTGGCAACAGGACTTCGCTCCGTTCGTCGCCAAGGCCGCGCAAATACCAGTTGAAGGTTGTCGGGCGATCGCCGACGTCAAGGACGAGAAAGACGGAAAGCTGAAGGCACCGGCCGAGAAAAAGGCCTGCTTCGCCGAGATCGGCAAGAAGATTGCCGCCTTTCCCGAGTTCTCCGCGCTCAACGCCAAGGTCTTCGACATGATGAAGAAGAGCACCGTCTTCAAGATCAAGGTCTTCGATCTGCGCGGGATCACGGTTTATTCCTCCGAGGCGGCCCAGATGGGCGAGGACAAGAGCATGAACGCCGGCTGGAAAGGCGCCGCCGTCGATGGCAAGCCGACCAGCGAACTGACCTTCCGCGACAAGTTCAGCGCTTTCGAGGGCGTCGTCGAAAAGCGCGACCTGATCTCCAGCTACTTGCCTGTTCTCGCTCCCGGCAGTGAAAAGGTGGTCGGCGTCTTCGAGGTCTACTCCGACGTTACCCCCTTCCTGAACCAGATCAAGGCAACCTCCGCCGATATCCGGAAGGCAGCGACCGACAACCAGGAAAAGGTCGAAGCGGCGGCCGCGGTCAATCAGGAGAAGGTCGAAGCCTCCGGTACGCGGACCCTGGCGATCGTGATGCTGCTATTGCTGCTGCTGTTCGGCGCCCTGTTCGCCATCGTCTGGCGGGCGGCGGCGATCATCGCGCGTCAGGAGAAGGATCGCGACCAGGCTCAACAACAGCTGGCCCAGTCGGAAAAAATGGCGTCGCTCGGCCAGATGGTGGCCGGCGTTGCCCACCAGTTGAACACTCCGCTGGCGTTCTCCTCCGCCAATATCGAGATGGCGATGCAGGCGCTGGACCGCTATGCCGTGCCGCTGCAGGTCGCCGGCGCGTTTTCCCGTCTGGTCAAGGGCAGCGCTGCCGACAAAGTGATGGTCAATATTGCCGATGCGCGCAGTCGCGTGGCCGGTATCGAAGACGCCGACCTCGACATCAAGGCACCGCAGGCCATGCTCCAGGACACGCTGCAAGGCGTCGAGCAGATGCGCGAACTGGTCGAGAACCTGCGCGACTTCACCCGCCTCGACCGCTCCAAGACCTCGCGCGTCGATCTCAACAAGAGCCTGCACAACGTGATCTACATCGCCAAGAGCGTCATCCCGACCACCATTGAAGTCGATGAAGCGTTCGGCACCTTGCCGGCCATCGAGTGCAACGTATCGCAGCTCAACCAGGTGTTTCTGAACCTGATCAACAACGCCGCGCACGCGATCGCCGAGGCCGGCACGATCACCGTGCGCAGCCTGCTCGAGGCCGGGCGGATCCGGGTCGATGTCTCGGATACCGGCAGCGGAATCCCCGACGAACATCTGCCCCATATCTGGGACACCTATTACACGACCAAACCGGCCGGCGAAGGCACGGGCCTCGGACTGAGCATCGCCCGGACCATCATTACCGAACACGGCGGCGAAATTTCGGTGCGGACGCGAACCGGGGAAGATTCCGGGACGACCTTCAGCGTCTATCTACCTGTCGCCGCCTAG